One genomic segment of Ricinus communis isolate WT05 ecotype wild-type chromosome 5, ASM1957865v1, whole genome shotgun sequence includes these proteins:
- the LOC8260338 gene encoding mitochondrial inner membrane protease ATP23, with translation MEGEPTNTPGSGGRTIEECQDMIRKSLRTPMVKFLREHLEKAGCGIGDNFIKAVNCEKKMSGGYVSGDGIVVCSNHMNMQDEVNQVVIHELIHAYDDCRAANLDWANCVHHACSEIRAGHLSGDCHYKRELLRGYMKIRGHEQECVRRRVMKSMIANPYCSEAAAKDAMEAVWDVCYNDTKPFDRAP, from the exons ATGGAAGGTGAGCCCACTAATACCCCTGGCTCCGGTGGCCGGACGATTGAAGAATGCCAGGACATGATTCGTAAAAGTCTCCGAA CTCCAATGGTGAAATTTTTAAGGGAGCATTTAGAGAAAGCAGGGTGTGGAATAGGTGACAACTTTATTAAGGCTGTTAATTGTGAAAAGAAGATGAGTGGTGGTTATGTTAGCGGCGATGGG ATAGTGGTGTGTAGCAATCATATGAACATGCAAGATGAGGTCAATCAAGTGGTTATACATGAGCTTATTCATGCTTATGATGACTGTCGTGCTGCAAACTTGGACTGGGCTAATTGTGTTCATCATGCATGTAGTGAG ATTCGTGCTGGCCATTTAAGTGGAGACTGCCATTATAAGAGGGAATTGCTTCGAGgttatatgaaaataagagGTCATGAACAA GAATGTGTGAGAAGAAGAGTGATGAAGTCAATGATTGCTAATCCATACTGCTCAGAAGCAGCTGCAAAGGACGCAATGGAAGCTGTCTGGGATGTCTGTTACAATGATACAAAGCCCTTTGACAGAGCTCCTTGA
- the LOC8260335 gene encoding uncharacterized protein LOC8260335 translates to MCQVIKALHFLISLSFCSLTFLSSVEAGHKKRKGKRETSNRNMCNKNGSVKPRKAKAPPNPARKSRTKTRKPKYLSLKLQLSHHHQNKTEKNKMPHKQQQQKQLINLFPLHPENLVQDHKDHMQEQHDDQVSDHVAFLFETATDDTSTSLHAILDSTTTTTTTTTTTSEEGSPLSPSLTYVYRGHDHGEREGSSLVKTAMKCQERDASKERWVSYWEVVEKKEQEEVSSNCRYTAADSLEKMVVRQQQAVGDDHNNKIMGLVGLKLDYQEILNAWSDKGPLYIKGESPQTVPDLLDASNALVNIWTVPELGSSSSIKEEKEEWKLGQREASVLRYKEKRQSRLFSKRIRYEVRKLNAEKRPRLKGRFVKRNGEE, encoded by the exons ATGTGCCAAGTAATCAAAGCCTTGcactttttaatttctctcAGCTTTTGTTCCCTAACCTTTCTTAGCTCAGTAGAAGCTGgacacaagaaaagaaaaggaaagagagagaCATCAAATAGAAATATGTGTAACAAGAATGGGTCTGTTAAACCAAGAAAAGCAAAAGCACCTCCAAACCCAGCAAGAAAATCAAGAAccaaaacaagaaaaccaaaataCCTCTCTCTCAAACTTCAACtttctcatcatcatcaaaacaaaaccgaaaaaaacaaaatgccTCATaaacagcagcagcagaagCAGCTGATCAATCTTTTCCCTCTCCACCCAGAAAATCTAGTTCAGGATCATAAAGATCACATGCAAGAACAACACGATGATCAAGTATCTGACCACGTAGCTTTTCTCTTTGAAACAGCCACCGATGACACATCCACTTCTCTCCATGCCATTCTTGATTCCACAactaccaccaccaccaccactacAACAACCTCCGAGGAGGGTAGCCCACTGTCCCCTTCATTGACATATGTATACAGAGGGCATGATCACGGAGAACGTGAAGGGTCATCGCTTGTAAAGACAGCAATGAAGTGTCAAGAAAGGGATGCGAGTAAAGAGAGATGGGTGAGTTACTGGGAAGTAGTGGAGAAGAAAGAACAGGAAGAAGTAAGTAGTAATTGTCGTTATACTGCTGCTGATTCATTGGAGAAGATGGTGGTGCGGCAGCAGCAGGCGGTAGGTGATGATCATAACAATAAGATTATGGGTTTGGTGGGATTAAAGCTTGATTATCAAGAGATCTTGAATGCTTGGTCTGATAAGGGCCCACTTTATATCAAAGGAGAGTCCCCACAAACTGTCCCTGACTTGCTTGATGCTTCCAAT GCCTTAGTAAATATATGGACAGTGCCAGAATTGGGAAGCAGCAGCagcataaaagaagagaaagaggagTGGAAATTGGGACAAAGAGAGGCAAGTGTTTTGAGATACAAAGAGAAGAGGCAAAGCAGGCTTTTCTCCAAGCGAATTCGATATGAAGTTCGAAAACTTAATGCTGAGAAGCGCCCTCGTTTGAAG GGACGATTTGTAAAGAGAAACGGAGAAGAGTAA
- the LOC8260340 gene encoding glycerol-3-phosphate dehydrogenase [NAD(+)] isoform X1: MRFPFPLYYHSLLSSSSSLSPRSFLSFSLFSFSFASMAPPPAAPEAQETAPRSTFSNDSAAASHMSKVTVVGSGNWGTVAAKLIASNTLKLNYFHDEVRMWVFEETLPSGEKLSDVINRTNENVKYLPGIKLGKNVIADPDIDNAVKDANMLVFVTPHQFMDGICKRLVRKIKDGVEAISLIKGMEVKMEGPCMISSLISEQLGVNCCVLMGANIANEIAVEKFSEATVGFRTNREIAEKWVQLFSTPYFMVTAVQDVEGVELCGTLKNVVALAAGFVDGLEMGNNTKAAMMRIGLREMRALSKLLFSSVKDSTFFESCGVADVITTCLGGRNRKVAEAFARNGGKRSFDELEAEMLQGQKLQGVSTAREVYEVLSHRGWLELFPLFATVHEICIGRLPPSAIVEYSEHKPNFALVEGSAQLY; encoded by the exons ATGCGTTTTCCGTTTCCCTTATATTACCATTCTCTGctctcttcctcttcttctctatctccacgttctttcctttctttttctcttttctctttttctttcgcTTCCATGGCCCCTCCTCCTGCTGCCCCTGAAGCTCAAGAAACTGCCCCAAGAAGCACTTTCTCTAACGATTCCGCCGCTGCTTCTCATATGTCCAAAGTTACTGTTGTTGGTAGTGGCAACTGGGGCACCGTTGCTGCTAAACTCATTGCTTCTAATACCCTCAAGCTCAATTATTTTCATG ATGAAGTGCGAATGTGGGTTTTTGAAGAGACATTGCCAAGTGGTGAGAAGCTATCAGATGTTATTAACCGGACCAAT GAAAATGTTAAATATCTGCCCGGCATTAAGCTTGGGAAAAATGTTATTGCAGACCCTGATATTGATAATGCAG TTAAGGATGCAAACATGTTGGTATTTGTGACTCCTCATCAGTTTATGGACGGTATATGCAAGAGGCTTGTCAGGAAGATAAAGGATGGTGTAGAAGCTATTTCGCTTATTAAAGGAATGGAAGTCAAGATGGAAGGCCCTTGCATGATCTCTAGTCTTATTTCTGAGCAGCTAGGTGTTAACTGTTGTGTGCTAATGGGGGCAAATATTGCAAATGAA ATTGCTGTTGAAAAGTTCAGCGAGGCGACAGTTGGATTCAGAACAAACAGAGAGATTGCAGAGAAATGGGTTCAATTGTTTAGTACTCCTTACTTCATGGTCACAGCT GTCCAAGATGTGGAGGGAGTCGAACTATGTGGAACCTTGAAGAATGTTGTGGCACTAGCAGCAG GCTTCGTTGATGGTCTGGAAATGGGGAATAACACAAAG GCTGCAATGATGAGAATTGGTCTGAGGGAGATGAGAGCCTTATCCAAGTTGTTGTTTTCATCTGTTAAGGACAGCACATTCTTTGAAAGCTGTGGTGTAGCTGATGTCATCACTACATGCT TGGGAGGAAGAAACAGGAAAGTCGCGGAGGCTTTCGCAAGAAATGGGGGAAAAAG GTCTTTTGATGAGCTTGAAGCAGAGATGCTGCAGGGCCAAAAATTACAG GGTGTTTCAACAGCAAGGGAGGTGTATGAAGTTTTAAGTCACCGTGGATGGTTAGAGTTGTTTCCGCTATTTGCAACAGTGCATGAGATCTGCATTGGACGTCTTCCACCATCAGCCATAGTTGAATACAGCGAGCACAAACCCAACTTTGCACTGGTAGAGGGCTCAGCTCAACTTTATTGA
- the LOC8260340 gene encoding glycerol-3-phosphate dehydrogenase [NAD(+)] isoform X2: MRFPFPLYYHSLLSSSSSLSPRSFLSFSLFSFSFASMAPPPAAPEAQETAPRSTFSNDSAAASHMSKVTVVGSGNWGTVAAKLIASNTLKLNYFHDEVRMWVFEETLPSGEKLSDVINRTNENVKYLPGIKLGKNVIADPDIDNAVKDANMLVFVTPHQFMDGICKRLVRKIKDGVEAISLIKGMEVKMEGPCMISSLISEQLGVNCCVLMGANIANEIAVEKFSEATVGFRTNREIAEKWVQLFSTPYFMVTAVQDVEGVELCGTLKNVVALAAGFVDGLEMGNNTKAAMMRIGLREMRALSKLLFSSVKDSTFFESCGVADVITTCLGGRNRKVAEAFARNGGKRSFDELEAEMLQGQKLQGVSTAREVYEVLSHRGWLELFPLFATVHEICIGRLPPSAIVEYSEHKPNFALV; this comes from the exons ATGCGTTTTCCGTTTCCCTTATATTACCATTCTCTGctctcttcctcttcttctctatctccacgttctttcctttctttttctcttttctctttttctttcgcTTCCATGGCCCCTCCTCCTGCTGCCCCTGAAGCTCAAGAAACTGCCCCAAGAAGCACTTTCTCTAACGATTCCGCCGCTGCTTCTCATATGTCCAAAGTTACTGTTGTTGGTAGTGGCAACTGGGGCACCGTTGCTGCTAAACTCATTGCTTCTAATACCCTCAAGCTCAATTATTTTCATG ATGAAGTGCGAATGTGGGTTTTTGAAGAGACATTGCCAAGTGGTGAGAAGCTATCAGATGTTATTAACCGGACCAAT GAAAATGTTAAATATCTGCCCGGCATTAAGCTTGGGAAAAATGTTATTGCAGACCCTGATATTGATAATGCAG TTAAGGATGCAAACATGTTGGTATTTGTGACTCCTCATCAGTTTATGGACGGTATATGCAAGAGGCTTGTCAGGAAGATAAAGGATGGTGTAGAAGCTATTTCGCTTATTAAAGGAATGGAAGTCAAGATGGAAGGCCCTTGCATGATCTCTAGTCTTATTTCTGAGCAGCTAGGTGTTAACTGTTGTGTGCTAATGGGGGCAAATATTGCAAATGAA ATTGCTGTTGAAAAGTTCAGCGAGGCGACAGTTGGATTCAGAACAAACAGAGAGATTGCAGAGAAATGGGTTCAATTGTTTAGTACTCCTTACTTCATGGTCACAGCT GTCCAAGATGTGGAGGGAGTCGAACTATGTGGAACCTTGAAGAATGTTGTGGCACTAGCAGCAG GCTTCGTTGATGGTCTGGAAATGGGGAATAACACAAAG GCTGCAATGATGAGAATTGGTCTGAGGGAGATGAGAGCCTTATCCAAGTTGTTGTTTTCATCTGTTAAGGACAGCACATTCTTTGAAAGCTGTGGTGTAGCTGATGTCATCACTACATGCT TGGGAGGAAGAAACAGGAAAGTCGCGGAGGCTTTCGCAAGAAATGGGGGAAAAAG GTCTTTTGATGAGCTTGAAGCAGAGATGCTGCAGGGCCAAAAATTACAG GGTGTTTCAACAGCAAGGGAGGTGTATGAAGTTTTAAGTCACCGTGGATGGTTAGAGTTGTTTCCGCTATTTGCAACAGTGCATGAGATCTGCATTGGACGTCTTCCACCATCAGCCATAGTTGAATACAGCGAGCACAAACCCAACTTTGCACTG GTATGA
- the LOC125370147 gene encoding classical arabinogalactan protein 6-like, which translates to MARQLLALALIFVAVAGAFAAEAPATTPSASPSPKAPEKSPEAASPKASASVPTTSAQAPKAAAAAPKAESPKASASAPATSVSGPSPAAEEGNAPEASSDSPTSSPPAPSTDGLSPAAAAGPAGDAPSDSPAEAPAKPSSAATLKVSAAAGVAAAAGFFLF; encoded by the coding sequence ATGGCACGTCAACTTCTTGCTCTTGCACTCATCTTTGTCGCCGTTGCAGGCGCATTCGCAGCAGAGGCACCTGCTACTACCCCTTCCGCTTCTCCATCACCCAAGGCTCCTGAGAAGTCCCCAGAAGCTGCTTCCCCTAAGGCCTCAGCTTCTGTTCCCACCACCTCCGCTCAGGCACCTAAGGCCGCTGCTGCTGCCCCTAAAGCTGAATCTCCTAAGGCTTCAGCTTCTGCCCCTGCCACCTCCGTCTCTGGCCCATCTCCTGCTGCAGAAGAGGGTAACGCCCCTGAGGCATCTTCTGATTCCCCAACCTCTTCACCTCCTGCACCATCCACTGATGGTTTGTCCCCAGCTGCCGCCGCTGGCCCTGCAGGTGATGCTCCTAGCGACTCCCCTGCTGAGGCTCCAGCCAAGCCCAGCTCTGCTGCCACCCTGAAGGTGTCCGCTGCTGCTGGAGTTGCTGCCGCCGCTGGCTTCTTCTTGTTTTAA
- the LOC8260340 gene encoding glycerol-3-phosphate dehydrogenase [NAD(+)] isoform X3 has protein sequence MRFPFPLYYHSLLSSSSSLSPRSFLSFSLFSFSFASMAPPPAAPEAQETAPRSTFSNDSAAASHMSKVTVVGSGNWGTVAAKLIASNTLKLNYFHDLTRGFAVKDANMLVFVTPHQFMDGICKRLVRKIKDGVEAISLIKGMEVKMEGPCMISSLISEQLGVNCCVLMGANIANEIAVEKFSEATVGFRTNREIAEKWVQLFSTPYFMVTAVQDVEGVELCGTLKNVVALAAGFVDGLEMGNNTKAAMMRIGLREMRALSKLLFSSVKDSTFFESCGVADVITTCLGGRNRKVAEAFARNGGKRSFDELEAEMLQGQKLQGVSTAREVYEVLSHRGWLELFPLFATVHEICIGRLPPSAIVEYSEHKPNFALVEGSAQLY, from the exons ATGCGTTTTCCGTTTCCCTTATATTACCATTCTCTGctctcttcctcttcttctctatctccacgttctttcctttctttttctcttttctctttttctttcgcTTCCATGGCCCCTCCTCCTGCTGCCCCTGAAGCTCAAGAAACTGCCCCAAGAAGCACTTTCTCTAACGATTCCGCCGCTGCTTCTCATATGTCCAAAGTTACTGTTGTTGGTAGTGGCAACTGGGGCACCGTTGCTGCTAAACTCATTGCTTCTAATACCCTCAAGCTCAATTATTTTCATG ATCTAACTAGAGGATTTGCAGTTAAGGATGCAAACATGTTGGTATTTGTGACTCCTCATCAGTTTATGGACGGTATATGCAAGAGGCTTGTCAGGAAGATAAAGGATGGTGTAGAAGCTATTTCGCTTATTAAAGGAATGGAAGTCAAGATGGAAGGCCCTTGCATGATCTCTAGTCTTATTTCTGAGCAGCTAGGTGTTAACTGTTGTGTGCTAATGGGGGCAAATATTGCAAATGAA ATTGCTGTTGAAAAGTTCAGCGAGGCGACAGTTGGATTCAGAACAAACAGAGAGATTGCAGAGAAATGGGTTCAATTGTTTAGTACTCCTTACTTCATGGTCACAGCT GTCCAAGATGTGGAGGGAGTCGAACTATGTGGAACCTTGAAGAATGTTGTGGCACTAGCAGCAG GCTTCGTTGATGGTCTGGAAATGGGGAATAACACAAAG GCTGCAATGATGAGAATTGGTCTGAGGGAGATGAGAGCCTTATCCAAGTTGTTGTTTTCATCTGTTAAGGACAGCACATTCTTTGAAAGCTGTGGTGTAGCTGATGTCATCACTACATGCT TGGGAGGAAGAAACAGGAAAGTCGCGGAGGCTTTCGCAAGAAATGGGGGAAAAAG GTCTTTTGATGAGCTTGAAGCAGAGATGCTGCAGGGCCAAAAATTACAG GGTGTTTCAACAGCAAGGGAGGTGTATGAAGTTTTAAGTCACCGTGGATGGTTAGAGTTGTTTCCGCTATTTGCAACAGTGCATGAGATCTGCATTGGACGTCTTCCACCATCAGCCATAGTTGAATACAGCGAGCACAAACCCAACTTTGCACTGGTAGAGGGCTCAGCTCAACTTTATTGA
- the LOC8260337 gene encoding classical arabinogalactan protein 6, whose protein sequence is MARQVLALALIFVAVIGAFAADEPAATPSAGTPEASASAPSTNYLGSLAEGAGIDPSTISLPPTSFSDGSAPSPTAGTAGNAPSDAPSVSKSTWGLF, encoded by the coding sequence ATGGCACGTCAAGTTCTTGCTCTTGCACTCATCTTTGTCGCCGTTATAGGAGCATTTGCAGCAGATGAACCTGCTGCTACCCCATCAGCTGGAACTCCTGAGGCATCAGCTTCTGCCCCCTCCACCAACTACTTAGGCTCTCTCGCGGAAGGAGCTGGTATCGACCCTTCTACAATCTCTTTACCTCCTACATCCTTCAGTGATGGTTCGGCCCCTTCTCCCACCGCTGGAACAGCGGGAAATGCTCCTAGTGACGCCCCTTCTGTGTCAAAAAGTACATGGGGATTATTTTGA
- the LOC8260359 gene encoding pectate lyase — MSADLSVFSLFLFSLVITPHLVLSSPLPDPELVVQDVHRSINASRRNLAYLSCGTGNPIDDCWRCDPNWETNRKRLADCAIGFGKDAIGGRNGRFYVVTDSGDDDAVNPKPGTLRHAVIQDEPLWIIFKRDMVIQLKQELVMNSFKTIDGRGASVHIANGPCITIHYATNIIIHGLNIHDCKQGGNGDIRDSPDHFGWWTQSDGDGVSIFASKHIWVDHCSLSNCHDGLIDAIHGSTAITLSNNFFTHHDKVMLLGHSDSYTQDKDMQVTIAFNHFGEGLVQRMPRCRHGYFHVVNNDYTHWEMYAIGGSASPTINSQGNRFLAPDAREKKEVTKHEDAPESEWRHWNWRSEGDQLLNGAFFRQSGAGASSTYARASSLSARPSSLVNSITRTAGALNCRKGSRC; from the exons atgtcTGCGGATCTTTCAGTCTTTTCCCTTTTCCTCTTCTCCCTTGTGATCACTCCACATCTCGTTCTCTCTTCTCCTCTTCCTGATCCTGAGCTAGTTGTACAAGACGTACACAG GAGTATTAATGCCTCCAGGAGGAACTTGGCCTACCTGTCCTGTGGAACCGGTAACCCTATTGACGATTGCTGGCGGTGTGACCCTAACTGGGAGACCAACCGCAAGAGATTAGCCGATTGTGCTATTGGGTTTGGTAAAGATGCTATCGGCGGAAGAAATGGTAGATTCTACGTGGTGACGGATTCCGGTGATGATGATGCTGTGAACCCAAAGCCGGGGACTTTGAGGCATGCTGTGATTCAGGATGAGCCACTGTGGATTATTTTTAAGAGAGATATGGTAATTCAGTTGAAGCAAGAGTTAGTCATGAATTCTTTCAAGACCATTGATGGCAGAGGTGCTAGTGTTCACATTGCTAATGGACCGTGTATTACTATTCATTATGCTACTAATATTATCATCCATGGATTGAACATACACGACTGTAAGCAGGGAGGGAATGGTGATATCAGGGACTCTCCTGACCACTTTGGGTGGTGGACTCAATCGGACGGTGATGGAGTTTCCATCTTTGCCAGCAAGCATATTTGGGTTGACCATTGTTCATTGTCTAACTGCCACGATGGTCTTATTGATGCTATTCATGGATCTACCGCCATCACTCTCTCTAATAACTTCTTTACCCATCATGACAAGGTCATGCTCTTGGGCCACAGCGACTCTTATACTCAAGACAAGGACATGCAAGTTACCATTGCCTTTAATCATTTTGGAGAAGGGCTGGTGCAAAGAATGCCAAG GTGCAGGCATGGATATTTCCATGTGGTGAACAATGACTACACGCATTGGGAGATGTATGCCATTGGAGGGAGTGCTTCTCCTACAATCAACAGCCAAGGAAATAGATTTCTTGCACCTGATGCcagggaaaagaaagaagtgaCCAAACATGAGGATGCACCGGAGAGCGAATGGAGACACTGGAACTGGAGATCTGAAGGAGACCAATTACTGAACGGTGCATTCTTCAGGCAATCAGGGGCAGGAGCTTCTTCAACATATGCTAGAGCTTCTAGCCTGAGCGCAAGACCCTCTTCTCTGGTGAATTCAATCACCCGGACTGCTGGTGCGCTTAACTGCAGAAAGGGTTCTCGCTGCTAG